Genomic DNA from Aminobacterium mobile DSM 12262:
TAGAATATTGTTCAGATGCAGGAGAGCCTTCAGGTACAGCTGGGAAACCTATATTAGGAGCAATTCAACGAGCGAACTTAACTTTTACGACTGTTGTCATAACACGCTATTTTGGAGGTATTAAATTAGGCGTTCGAGGCCTTATTGAGGCGTATGGGAATGCAACAACCCAAGCACTTGAAAAAGCAGGGAAAAAAGAGGGTCGAATGGGCAAAAGAGGATATGTAGAATTTCCTTACTCTCTTTATAAAACAATAGTCTATCAGTTAAAAAATCGCGATGTTTCAGAAGAAAGTATGCTTCCTGCCTATGCTGAAACGATTACTCTATCTTTTTTTGTCCCCCTTTCTTCTGTTCCTTCTGTAGAATCTTATTTATCAGAAGAAGAGGCTTCCGGTATGATAAAAAAATGGGGATGGGAAGAAACGTCCAAAGATCAGTAATAGTCAATACCTATATACTCTTTAATATTAAGGAGAAGGGGCTTTACACCTCCCTATGTTAACCTATATAATAGTCTGGTTAACATAGGGAGGTGCTTTTTTGTGAGATTTTCTGTTCGTAGCATGGCGATTGTTTCTCTCTTTTCTGTTTTAACGGCAGTGAGTGCGCAAATACGCATTCCTTTTCCAATTGTACCTATGACATTGCATGTTTTTGTGGTTTTGTTAGCAGGAATGCTTTTGGGGCCTAAAAATGGCGCTTTATCTCAACTTCTCTATTTTTTGCTTGGTGTTCTTGGCCTCCCGTTTTTTGCTGGCGGAGGAGGCGTGCAAATTTTTTTGTCTCCTACGATTGGTTACTTAGTGGGCTTTGTTATTGCTTCGTGGGTAGCTGGAAGCATTGTTTGGAAAATAGATATTCCTAAGGAGAATATTTTTCTATATGGGATAGCTGCTTTTGTTGGTCTCTTTGTAATTTACTGTATGGGAATGGTTGGCCTATATGTAAATCTTAATTTAATAGCAGGAAAAGCTGTGAGTTGGTTCGGTGTATTTAAGATAGGAGTTATGCCTTTTCTTCTTTCTGATATTATAAAAGGAGTAGGAGCTACATTTTTTGCGTGGAGAATTGTTCCTCTTCTTCAAAAATCTGGATTTATAACAATATAACTTAAAAAGTCAAGGAAAAGGGAGGCCCTTAAAAAATTTTTAGGGGGCCTCCCTTTTTATAATGTCCGTACTTGACTGGCAAAATAAGAGGGAATAGGGTTTGATTTTATTTGACCAATCATGGATTTAAAATCGTAACACTATCGATATAATGTTTCACGTGAAACTTTCGATACGCGCCTTTTTCATTCATATAGCGAATTTTCCCAAAGATAGGCCTTTCGGGCCAAGGTCTATCATGAATGCCGCCTATAGACCATGCTATGCCTGTATATCCATTGGGGTCTCGTCCATCTATTTCGTAATGGTCGTTTAAGTAGATTGCTCTTTTCAAGGCTTCTTCTGGAGAGAGGGACCATTCAAGGATTTTTTTCGCCCAATACATTCGAAGCCAACTGTGAAGTTTCCCATGAATGCACATGTCTTTCTGAGCCGCATTCCAGAGAGGATCATGTGTTTCTCCCTGTTCAAGTAATTCTAAGGAGTAAAAATATGGGCGAGAATCGAAACGGTGTTTGTTCAATGTGTTTTTTGCCCAATCAGGGAATGCATCGAATGTGTCATAGTTATCTGTATAAAAACAAAAATTATCGGCTAATTCTCTTCGAACAATAAGTTCTTCCAAAAAGTCTTCTCGTGATTGAGTGTCTATTTCTTCCTCCCCCTTATAAGATATGACTTCATAAGCTACTCGTTGAGGAGAAATATGCCCAAAATGCAGATAGGGGGAGAGGCCGGATAAGCAATCTACAGTGGGGTTATTTTTTTGTGTACTATATTGAGATATTTTTGTCTGTAGAAAAAATTCAAGTTTCTTCATCCCGTACGTTGTCCCAGGAGTCCATTGTAGGGATGGAATATTATTAAAATGAGGAAATACTTTTTCAACTACAGCCTGAAAGGGGTCTGTCTCTATAGTTTGTGAGTAAGGATGAAACAAAAGAGGAGGAATGTTTGTAAGAAAAGAGGGAAGTAACTTATTAATTTTAGATCGGAATGCCCTGGCAGTATATTCCCTTTTAGGGGAGGCTGTCCAACAAGGAATAATATTATGAGCATCCACTTCATAGAAAGGGATATGGATTTGTTCCGTTATTTGATAAATCCATTCTTTCTTAATGCGAAGGGGGTTAAAGTCTGTAAATAGCGCAGCGGCTTTAATGTTTTCTAATGTCTGTGGTAGGGAAAGAGGAGCTGCACCTGATAGTATGCATAAGGGGATGTTATAAGAAGCAAGTTCGTCTCTAACACGTTCAAGCCCGTGAATCATGAATGAATACATTGTTTTGTTTGCATGAAGATAGGATGGGGTTAAGCAGAATAGTACATGCAGAGGCTTCCTTTGTTCGAGGGCGTATTTTTGGGCAGCGAGCAAGGCCCAGTTGTCTCGAGCTCGTTGGTCTCTATTCATCCAATATACTACTGGACCTTCCCCAAGCTCTCCTTCTCTTATAATACGCATTCTTTTTTCCACGCCGATTCAGTCCTCTCTTTCCTAAAAGTCGTCCCCATTTATTTCCTGGGAAATAATAGTCATTTATCTTTTGAAAATATGTATAATGAAAAATATATTATTATTGATTCTAGCAAGTATAAGGGGTAGGGTAAACGGATTTTTATAAGGGTGGGATTATAGATGTGTATTTCTTACATGGCTTTATTAAGCCGTATCATATTGCTTGGTTTTGAACGAATTGTAGTAAAGATGTTAGGAAACGATGCTAATCCTTCGGCAGCTTTGATGCTTTTTGTTGGATTGGCCACTCTTTTTCTTTCCCCTTTCGTTTGTTTTATTCTCATGTCAGAAAATGTGGATTGGAATTTTTTGAAATATGTAGCAGGAAGCAGCGTTATTTATTCCTTTGCTTTTCTCCTCTATATTAAGGCTTTAGCAGAAGGAGAAGTATCTCTTGTTTCTCCTCTCTATAATTTCAACATACTTTTTCTTCTCCTTCTTTCAGTTGTTTTTCTATCAGAATCATTATCTGTCATGAAGGGGGTAGGATTGTTTTTTTTGCTTTATGGGGCAACCTTCCTCAATCGTCAAAAGAACATCTATCAATCATTAAAAGCCTTGTTTGTCGATAGACCTTGCCAGATGATGATGGTGTCCTCTCTCCTTTTGGCTATTGGACGGGTAATTGATAAAGGGAATGTATCAACAACATCTCCTGTTCTTTATTCTTTTTTCCTTTATTTCTTTGTGACTTTATACCTCGGAATTTGGCTGGTTATTACAGGGGCATTTAAAGAAGTGTTCTCGTTGTTTCATTGTCGTCCGTGGGTTTCTTTAGCCAGTGGATTTATAAATGCTTACGCTTATCTTTGTTTGCTTATCGCTTTCCAAAGTGTAGAAGTGAGCATTGCTGAACCTTTATCTATGTTGAGCATGGTGGTTACGTTATTGTTGTCAGTGATTGTTTTCAAGGAAAAGATACGCCAACGCATTACAGGTGTTTTACTCATGTTCGTCGGGGCGTGGTTTCTTTTTTCTTTTTGAGAAAAAATAAAGGAAAAACTCTTTTCTTTCTCTTACATGTTAGTAAATAAAACCCAATCAAATTTACTCGACTGGGTTTTATTTGCCTTCTTACAGTGTTTTATTCCTTAATCTAACCATTTCTCTATATTTGTGAGATAGAGGGTGTGGAGACGTCGGGTTATTTCCCCAGGCTTACCATTCCCAATAACTTGATCTCCCACGCGTACAACAGGTACAACCTCTTTTACAGTTCCAGTAATAAAAGCTTCGTCAGCTTCTGAAAGTTCCGTGAGGAGAGGACACCTTTCCTCCACTTCTATTTGTTCTTTCCGGGCTATTTCTAAAATAATTTTTCGAGTTGTTCCTGAAAGAACGCGAGTCGTAGGGGCCGTAATAATTCGGTTATTTTTTACAAGAAAGAAGGTGCTGTGAGCTCCCTCTACTATTTCTCCTTCTGGACAATAAAGTATTTCGAAGGTTCCTTTAGCTGCTTTTTGCCCT
This window encodes:
- a CDS encoding IMPACT family protein, which encodes MISDFFYEPLNNVTYELKIKRSLFIAHVSVSRSEEIARQFISDVSQKHKQATHNCWAYRVGIDPIIEYCSDAGEPSGTAGKPILGAIQRANLTFTTVVITRYFGGIKLGVRGLIEAYGNATTQALEKAGKKEGRMGKRGYVEFPYSLYKTIVYQLKNRDVSEESMLPAYAETITLSFFVPLSSVPSVESYLSEEEASGMIKKWGWEETSKDQ
- the phrB gene encoding deoxyribodipyrimidine photo-lyase, producing the protein MEKRMRIIREGELGEGPVVYWMNRDQRARDNWALLAAQKYALEQRKPLHVLFCLTPSYLHANKTMYSFMIHGLERVRDELASYNIPLCILSGAAPLSLPQTLENIKAAALFTDFNPLRIKKEWIYQITEQIHIPFYEVDAHNIIPCWTASPKREYTARAFRSKINKLLPSFLTNIPPLLFHPYSQTIETDPFQAVVEKVFPHFNNIPSLQWTPGTTYGMKKLEFFLQTKISQYSTQKNNPTVDCLSGLSPYLHFGHISPQRVAYEVISYKGEEEIDTQSREDFLEELIVRRELADNFCFYTDNYDTFDAFPDWAKNTLNKHRFDSRPYFYSLELLEQGETHDPLWNAAQKDMCIHGKLHSWLRMYWAKKILEWSLSPEEALKRAIYLNDHYEIDGRDPNGYTGIAWSIGGIHDRPWPERPIFGKIRYMNEKGAYRKFHVKHYIDSVTILNP
- a CDS encoding EamA family transporter gives rise to the protein MCISYMALLSRIILLGFERIVVKMLGNDANPSAALMLFVGLATLFLSPFVCFILMSENVDWNFLKYVAGSSVIYSFAFLLYIKALAEGEVSLVSPLYNFNILFLLLLSVVFLSESLSVMKGVGLFFLLYGATFLNRQKNIYQSLKALFVDRPCQMMMVSSLLLAIGRVIDKGNVSTTSPVLYSFFLYFFVTLYLGIWLVITGAFKEVFSLFHCRPWVSLASGFINAYAYLCLLIAFQSVEVSIAEPLSMLSMVVTLLLSVIVFKEKIRQRITGVLLMFVGAWFLFSF
- a CDS encoding biotin transporter BioY, whose product is MRFSVRSMAIVSLFSVLTAVSAQIRIPFPIVPMTLHVFVVLLAGMLLGPKNGALSQLLYFLLGVLGLPFFAGGGGVQIFLSPTIGYLVGFVIASWVAGSIVWKIDIPKENIFLYGIAAFVGLFVIYCMGMVGLYVNLNLIAGKAVSWFGVFKIGVMPFLLSDIIKGVGATFFAWRIVPLLQKSGFITI